From one Coxiella-like endosymbiont genomic stretch:
- a CDS encoding Mrp/NBP35 family ATP-binding protein yields MIKSLCMKQAIRDKLKERSISAHSVQVGQKGIPAIKNIIAIGSGKGGVGKSTTAANLALALCKAGAEVGLLDADIHGPNQPIMLGVNDKPKMSPDKKFIPIRRHNIQSISVGYLIDAQTPMIWLGPMVSQALQQLVYETHWEDLDFLILDLPPGTGDIPLTLAKKVPLAGAVIVTTPQDVALADAGKALAMFKKLGITVLGVIENMATYRCPHCSHEEAIFGIGGGKRMAEDNGIPLLGQIPLNIAIRKNADGGMPIMVADPESFLAEIYQDIAFALVEQLSLQPINYRVKFPNIVVEGTK; encoded by the coding sequence ATGATAAAATCTCTCTGCATGAAACAGGCTATCCGTGACAAATTAAAAGAACGTTCTATTTCAGCGCATTCAGTGCAAGTGGGACAAAAAGGAATCCCTGCGATTAAAAATATCATTGCCATTGGTTCGGGAAAAGGGGGTGTTGGAAAGTCAACTACCGCCGCTAACCTTGCCTTAGCGCTTTGTAAAGCAGGGGCTGAAGTGGGTTTATTGGACGCTGATATTCACGGACCCAATCAGCCTATTATGCTTGGGGTCAATGATAAGCCCAAAATGAGTCCTGATAAAAAATTTATTCCCATTCGCCGGCATAACATTCAGTCCATCTCAGTGGGCTATTTGATTGATGCGCAAACTCCTATGATATGGCTTGGACCGATGGTGAGCCAAGCCTTGCAGCAATTAGTCTATGAAACGCATTGGGAAGATCTTGATTTTCTTATCCTGGATTTGCCTCCCGGCACCGGCGATATTCCATTAACTTTAGCTAAAAAAGTCCCTCTAGCAGGAGCAGTCATCGTTACCACCCCTCAAGATGTAGCTTTAGCCGATGCAGGTAAAGCCCTCGCAATGTTTAAAAAACTTGGTATTACGGTTTTAGGTGTCATCGAAAATATGGCCACTTATCGATGCCCTCATTGCAGCCATGAAGAAGCGATTTTTGGTATAGGGGGTGGAAAAAGAATGGCTGAGGACAACGGTATTCCTCTATTGGGACAAATACCTCTCAATATCGCTATTCGTAAAAATGCAGATGGGGGAATGCCTATAATGGTTGCAGATCCAGAGAGCTTCTTAGCAGAAATTTATCAGGATATTGCATTTGCGTTGGTGGAACAATTGTCGTTACAGCCCATTAATTATAGGGTAAAATTCCCCAATATCGTCGTGGAGGGAACGAAATAA